A single genomic interval of Desulfitibacter sp. BRH_c19 harbors:
- a CDS encoding TetR family transcriptional regulator, whose amino-acid sequence MTITVIYRHTKQRNEVAIIYSKFYSLELEKRERIINAALKEFSGNGYEKASTNEIIREANISKGSLFNYFNSKKQLYLFLLDYVVEVIDKIYDEVDWNETDIFKRMEKIGLVKFKIMKKFPQAFDFLKTTSHEDAVEVKSEIDKMGKHLIKSGSEMGYKNIDLTKFRDDIDIEKTMNIISWTILSFAEQQRDKVNSFEEINM is encoded by the coding sequence ATGACCATCACGGTCATCTATCGTCATACTAAACAAAGAAATGAGGTGGCTATCATTTATTCGAAATTTTACAGTTTAGAACTTGAGAAGCGAGAACGTATTATTAATGCAGCTCTTAAAGAGTTTTCAGGAAATGGTTATGAAAAGGCTTCTACAAACGAGATTATAAGAGAAGCGAATATATCGAAAGGATCGCTATTTAACTATTTTAATAGTAAAAAGCAATTGTATTTATTCTTGCTTGATTATGTGGTTGAGGTTATTGATAAAATCTACGATGAGGTGGATTGGAATGAAACAGATATTTTTAAAAGAATGGAAAAAATAGGATTAGTTAAGTTTAAAATCATGAAAAAGTTTCCACAAGCATTTGATTTTCTTAAAACTACTTCCCATGAGGATGCTGTAGAGGTTAAATCTGAAATCGATAAAATGGGTAAGCATCTCATTAAAAGCGGTTCTGAAATGGGTTATAAAAATATAGATCTGACAAAATTTCGTGATGATATTGATATTGAAAAAACAATGAATATTATTAGTTGGACCATACTAAGTTTTGCAGAGCAGCAGAGGGATAAAGTAAATTCCTTTGAAGAGATCAATATGG
- a CDS encoding prevent-host-death protein, whose amino-acid sequence MRINTTDLQNAFGKYLSLVEKEDIIITKNGKSVAKLIHYNEPDYFLVHEETLKYKSTRRISYEEYMALVESSDQRYELIDGEIYLLASPRFDHQVVVNEIAWHFNNYFKGKPCRSLTAPLDIRLFGFATKFEEDPNVVQPDVIVICDEDKVNEDNKYEGIPALLVEVLSPSTKGKDMITKLNLYMKSGVSEYWILNLDSKSITQYTFSRERELESVKDFREGDTIQSTNFNGLDLHLRDIFSEI is encoded by the coding sequence ATGCGTATTAATACTACTGATTTACAGAATGCTTTTGGGAAATATCTTTCCTTGGTAGAGAAGGAAGATATTATTATTACGAAAAACGGAAAGAGCGTCGCCAAACTCATCCACTATAACGAGCCTGATTATTTTCTTGTTCATGAAGAAACATTAAAATACAAATCGACCAGAAGAATTAGCTATGAAGAATATATGGCTCTGGTTGAATCCTCTGATCAAAGATACGAACTCATTGATGGTGAGATTTATCTATTGGCTTCACCAAGGTTTGATCATCAGGTTGTGGTCAATGAAATTGCATGGCACTTCAACAACTATTTTAAGGGAAAGCCTTGTCGATCCTTAACAGCACCGTTGGATATAAGGCTGTTCGGTTTTGCAACTAAATTCGAGGAAGACCCCAATGTTGTCCAGCCGGATGTGATTGTGATCTGTGATGAAGATAAGGTCAATGAAGATAACAAGTATGAGGGCATACCAGCACTACTTGTCGAAGTCTTGTCTCCCTCAACCAAAGGCAAGGATATGATTACAAAATTAAATCTTTACATGAAAAGCGGTGTTTCAGAATACTGGATTTTAAATCTGGACAGCAAAAGCATTACTCAATACACCTTTTCTCGTGAAAGAGAACTTGAAAGTGTAAAAGACTTTCGAGAAGGAGATACCATACAATCAACAAATTTTAATGGCCTGGATCTCCATTTAAGAGATATTTTTTCTGAAATCTAG
- a CDS encoding MarR family transcriptional regulator → MNLAYMPLIHIVRRFNRFYTNILGLLDQHLLDSEFSLAETRILYDIGHTKNCTSKRLVEELRIDPGYLSRIIKRFEKNSLTYRAQSMEDGRFYYLYLTDKGKDTLSKLEDLSDNQIYQMISSLPEQDQISVVESMKTIENALSEKSVLTGESVKIRCDLRPGDVGYLIHLHGWIYAEECGYNHMFEGYVCKTFYDFFEKYNPEKDRLWFAEVNGKMIGAIAIVGHSLTRAQLRWFILHPAFRGIGLGRILLSEAMGYCKEKGYQQIFLETTEDQTTAIGMYIKRGFKKVAEQENKLWGKELVEQSYELDM, encoded by the coding sequence GTGAATTTAGCATATATGCCTTTGATACATATCGTTCGTAGATTTAATCGGTTCTATACAAATATTCTAGGATTGCTGGATCAACATCTGCTGGATAGTGAATTTTCACTCGCGGAAACTCGTATATTATACGACATAGGACATACGAAGAATTGTACTTCCAAGAGGTTAGTCGAAGAACTAAGGATTGACCCAGGCTATTTAAGCAGGATTATAAAACGCTTTGAAAAAAATAGCCTTACATATAGGGCACAATCCATGGAGGATGGAAGGTTTTATTACCTTTACCTGACGGATAAAGGAAAAGATACCCTATCGAAACTGGAAGACCTGTCCGATAATCAAATCTATCAAATGATCAGCTCCTTACCAGAACAAGATCAAATAAGCGTTGTAGAGAGCATGAAAACTATCGAAAATGCTCTCTCAGAGAAATCTGTGCTTACAGGAGAAAGTGTTAAAATCCGTTGTGATCTGAGACCGGGAGATGTGGGTTATTTAATTCACCTGCATGGTTGGATTTATGCAGAGGAATGCGGATATAATCATATGTTTGAGGGCTATGTCTGTAAGACCTTTTATGATTTTTTTGAGAAATATAATCCTGAAAAGGATAGATTATGGTTTGCAGAAGTGAATGGAAAAATGATTGGTGCCATTGCAATTGTTGGCCATTCACTCACACGAGCTCAGTTGAGATGGTTCATCCTGCATCCTGCATTCAGGGGGATTGGTCTTGGAAGAATACTTCTAAGTGAAGCCATGGGATACTGTAAAGAGAAAGGCTATCAACAAATATTTCTAGAGACCACAGAAGACCAAACAACGGCAATAGGAATGTATATAAAAAGGGGTTTTAAGAAAGTAGCAGAGCAAGAAAATAAGCTGTGGGGTAAGGAATTAGTTGAACAAAGCTATGAGTTGGATATGTAA
- a CDS encoding ABC transporter: MIIVENLKKTYPGKVPIQALKGVSFEITEGEFVAIMGRSGSGKSTMLNQMGLIDTPSEGRILIDGTDVLGLSDAKKTEFRLRNLGYVFQEYALVYELNALENVCLPSMASGNNSEQYKKRASELLEIVGLKHRIHHYPNELSGGEQQRLAIARALINKPKIVFADEPTANLDSVSANMVLELFKKLNKELRQTIVLITHEPEDKNYVHRVIWLKDGLIEKIELN, translated from the coding sequence TCATTTGAAATAACCGAGGGAGAGTTTGTAGCAATTATGGGACGGAGTGGCTCGGGTAAATCAACAATGCTAAATCAAATGGGACTTATTGATACACCAAGTGAAGGTAGAATTCTTATTGACGGAACAGATGTACTAGGCTTATCCGATGCTAAGAAAACAGAATTTCGGCTTCGAAACCTGGGATACGTTTTTCAAGAGTATGCACTAGTTTATGAATTAAACGCCCTGGAAAATGTGTGTCTACCGTCCATGGCTTCTGGAAATAATTCTGAGCAATATAAGAAACGTGCCTCAGAGCTCCTTGAAATTGTTGGCTTGAAGCATCGTATACACCATTATCCAAATGAATTGTCCGGAGGGGAACAACAACGTCTCGCTATTGCCAGAGCGTTGATTAATAAGCCTAAAATAGTCTTTGCAGACGAGCCAACTGCAAACCTTGATAGTGTTTCAGCTAATATGGTATTGGAACTCTTCAAGAAGTTGAATAAAGAACTACGTCAAACGATTGTTCTGATTACTCATGAGCCAGAGGATAAAAATTATGTGCATAGAGTCATATGGTTGAAGGATGGTCTGATAGAAAAAATAGAACTTAATTAA